A region of Hydrogenimonas cancrithermarum DNA encodes the following proteins:
- the ciaB gene encoding invasion protein CiaB, translating into MRETYYEVFMEDLQTLYNEILRRQKELGSYYDLLGSGHAEAEAWIGDFLRRLELPETPETRMAALTRLIGLRDDALAQVLEKEGREEKAIIEAKESAYKMVADFYLKRHLELLDWIEDEALLTPFYREILKEAHRVGEAMSTWQSAWTAHIIHGVNRELFELFNGDEEKIYEMLESEDLLDLREEGCVGDRCYSVLKKTRKGFKSVPYAKAFRMEVQEVVNKLTNMRGVLATMEDEVFGQQAEWLAYIDALIDAFSHTETEGLIKKWAEVDRKWMAITAPIQIGHPLEYYEDHYRKAVALEWDVRLASPKLMQETKIPARILEMSEALAHEFGEEAREVNENCARQVERTQLYIGIPALFYGAEFQGLFSAQVVPNDTEVSRELGKKIFAFADNVLESKKARPVMRIARETFGDDFVLHQRTVMLEKPELWHKVYEITTIGHEYGHVLWVDDDTETKMNGSGNYKNVEEFKATTGGLMAFFMHEDETLQEEILRDTVARAVSLMSWRKTGEVEPYYVEGLLHLDILFEAGVLGFDGEKLSIDLSDGAYRRQKALYRARYIRLVHGFYLPKRDAGGFLASYVEKKDGVWLPKNETVRTFVDHYWNRYLEIGQETMPFEEA; encoded by the coding sequence ATGCGTGAAACTTACTACGAGGTCTTTATGGAGGATCTTCAAACACTCTATAACGAAATCCTGCGGCGGCAAAAAGAGCTGGGAAGCTACTACGATCTGCTCGGGAGCGGCCATGCCGAGGCGGAGGCATGGATCGGTGATTTCCTGAGACGCCTCGAGTTGCCCGAGACGCCGGAGACCCGGATGGCGGCGCTGACGCGATTGATCGGCCTGCGTGACGATGCACTGGCCCAGGTGCTGGAAAAAGAGGGGCGCGAGGAAAAGGCGATCATCGAAGCGAAAGAGAGTGCCTACAAGATGGTGGCCGACTTCTACCTGAAACGTCATCTGGAGCTGCTCGACTGGATCGAGGATGAAGCGCTGTTGACACCGTTTTATCGCGAAATTTTGAAAGAGGCGCACCGGGTGGGTGAAGCGATGAGCACATGGCAGAGCGCCTGGACGGCACATATTATCCACGGTGTCAACCGTGAACTCTTCGAGCTCTTCAATGGGGATGAAGAGAAGATTTACGAGATGCTGGAGTCCGAAGATCTGCTCGATCTTCGTGAAGAGGGGTGTGTGGGCGACCGCTGCTATTCGGTACTCAAGAAGACGCGCAAAGGATTTAAAAGCGTCCCTTACGCGAAAGCCTTTCGGATGGAGGTGCAGGAGGTTGTGAACAAGTTGACCAATATGCGCGGCGTATTGGCGACGATGGAGGATGAGGTCTTCGGCCAGCAGGCCGAGTGGCTCGCCTATATCGATGCGCTTATCGACGCTTTTTCCCATACCGAAACCGAAGGGCTGATCAAAAAGTGGGCCGAAGTAGACCGAAAATGGATGGCGATCACGGCACCGATCCAGATCGGCCATCCTCTCGAGTATTATGAAGATCACTACCGCAAGGCAGTGGCATTGGAATGGGACGTCCGGCTGGCATCGCCGAAACTGATGCAGGAGACGAAGATCCCCGCCCGGATCCTCGAGATGAGCGAAGCGCTGGCCCACGAATTTGGCGAAGAGGCAAGAGAGGTTAATGAAAACTGTGCAAGGCAGGTGGAGCGTACGCAGCTCTACATCGGCATTCCGGCACTCTTTTACGGAGCGGAGTTCCAGGGGCTCTTCTCGGCGCAGGTGGTCCCCAACGACACGGAGGTGAGCCGTGAACTCGGCAAAAAGATATTCGCGTTCGCCGACAACGTGCTCGAATCCAAAAAGGCGCGTCCGGTGATGCGCATTGCGCGCGAAACCTTCGGTGATGATTTTGTTCTGCATCAGCGTACCGTGATGCTTGAAAAACCGGAACTTTGGCACAAAGTTTACGAGATCACGACGATTGGCCACGAGTACGGCCACGTACTCTGGGTCGACGACGATACCGAAACGAAGATGAACGGCAGCGGGAACTATAAAAACGTCGAAGAGTTCAAGGCGACGACAGGCGGGCTGATGGCATTTTTCATGCACGAAGACGAAACGCTTCAAGAGGAGATCCTGCGCGATACGGTGGCCCGTGCGGTAAGCCTGATGAGCTGGCGCAAGACGGGCGAGGTGGAGCCCTATTATGTCGAAGGGTTGCTGCATCTCGACATTCTCTTCGAAGCGGGAGTACTGGGGTTCGACGGCGAAAAACTCTCGATCGATCTGAGTGACGGAGCCTATCGCAGGCAAAAAGCGCTCTATCGGGCACGCTATATCCGTCTCGTGCACGGGTTCTACCTTCCCAAACGTGATGCAGGTGGATTCCTGGCGAGTTATGTCGAGAAAAAAGATGGTGTTTGGCTGCCCAAAAATGAAACGGTCCGTACCTTTGTCGACCACTACTGGAACCGCTATCTGGAAATTGGGCAGGAGACGATGCCATTCGAGGAAGCATAG
- the rdgB gene encoding RdgB/HAM1 family non-canonical purine NTP pyrophosphatase, protein MQIILATSNKGKVREIQSLFEKDEVVPFSELLGPMEIEENGSTFAENALIKARTIFEKLGRDDAIVISDDSGITVPAVNGEPGIYSARYAGAGASDKDNLSKLVDELKKRGMKEAPAFYTAAIAIVAPNAEYVVHGWMHGKAIDTPRGEGGFGYDPIFVPEGFDETIGELDPAIKKELSHRSKALKLAKPIIEMLRSQHA, encoded by the coding sequence ATGCAAATTATACTCGCCACTTCAAACAAGGGTAAAGTAAGAGAGATTCAGTCGCTCTTCGAAAAGGACGAAGTGGTCCCCTTCAGCGAACTTCTCGGACCGATGGAGATCGAGGAGAACGGTTCGACCTTCGCCGAAAACGCATTGATCAAAGCCAGGACGATCTTCGAAAAGCTCGGACGAGACGACGCGATCGTCATCAGTGATGACAGCGGGATTACCGTACCGGCCGTGAACGGTGAACCTGGTATCTACAGTGCACGATATGCAGGTGCAGGTGCCAGCGACAAGGATAACCTGAGCAAACTGGTCGATGAATTGAAAAAGAGAGGCATGAAGGAGGCACCGGCCTTCTATACGGCAGCCATTGCCATCGTCGCGCCAAATGCCGAATATGTGGTGCACGGTTGGATGCACGGAAAGGCGATCGACACGCCGCGGGGCGAAGGGGGGTTCGGTTACGATCCGATATTCGTTCCCGAAGGGTTCGACGAAACGATCGGGGAGCTCGATCCGGCGATCAAGAAAGAGCTTTCGCACCGCAGTAAGGCATTGAAACTGGCGAAACCGATTATTGAAATGCTCAGGAGTCAGCATGCGTGA
- a CDS encoding MFS transporter, with protein MFKKVLPLSLIVALRFFGLFIVLSVLSQYAVELPGGTAFLAGVAVGGYALTQAVLQVPFGVLSDKIGRKKTLLIGLLIFAAGSVICAVADNIYILLLGRFLQGAGAIGSVVTAMIADHVREDQRAHAMAVMGMTIAMSFAAAMIIGPIIGGFYSVSALFWLTAILAILALAILFTAVPEPPKIIHSYSEEEAKIKHVFKDKDLVRMYITFLFHSSTMAIAFFLIPLVMKQKFGLEPESYWKIYLPAVFFGIIAMGPAAVFGEKYGKGKEVFLVSIAFIAAAFALMGWSSSVVWFGVGATFFFIGFNMFEPLLQSFVSKFAKVHQKGAALGVANTFAYVGIFLGGAIGGWLYQKFGASGVSIFVLFLTIFWALWIFTMRSPGVRDNLFLPYVEYDKEKVDGLKLINGVTDFYLNETEQIIVVKFDNEIVSAEVIETFLKK; from the coding sequence ATTTTCAAGAAGGTACTCCCTTTAAGTCTCATCGTCGCGCTGAGATTTTTCGGTCTCTTCATCGTATTGTCGGTACTATCGCAGTATGCGGTGGAGCTTCCGGGCGGTACGGCGTTTCTCGCCGGTGTCGCCGTCGGCGGATACGCCCTCACCCAGGCGGTACTGCAGGTTCCGTTCGGCGTGCTGAGTGACAAGATCGGGCGTAAAAAGACGCTGCTCATCGGTCTGCTCATCTTCGCGGCGGGATCGGTCATCTGTGCCGTCGCCGACAACATCTACATACTTCTGCTCGGGCGGTTCCTCCAAGGAGCCGGTGCGATCGGTTCGGTCGTCACGGCGATGATCGCCGACCATGTCCGTGAAGACCAGCGCGCCCATGCGATGGCTGTCATGGGAATGACGATCGCGATGAGCTTCGCCGCAGCGATGATCATCGGACCGATCATCGGCGGGTTCTACTCCGTCAGCGCCCTCTTCTGGCTCACGGCGATTCTCGCGATTCTGGCCCTTGCGATTCTCTTCACAGCCGTTCCGGAACCCCCAAAGATCATTCACAGCTACTCCGAAGAGGAGGCGAAGATCAAGCATGTCTTCAAAGACAAAGACCTTGTACGTATGTATATCACATTCCTCTTTCACAGTTCGACGATGGCGATCGCCTTTTTCCTGATTCCACTGGTGATGAAGCAGAAGTTCGGCCTGGAACCGGAGAGCTACTGGAAAATCTACCTGCCGGCCGTCTTCTTCGGCATCATCGCCATGGGGCCGGCGGCGGTATTCGGCGAAAAATATGGCAAAGGCAAAGAGGTCTTTCTGGTCTCCATCGCATTCATCGCCGCCGCCTTCGCTCTGATGGGATGGAGCAGTTCGGTCGTCTGGTTCGGCGTGGGTGCCACCTTCTTCTTCATCGGATTCAACATGTTCGAGCCGCTGCTGCAGAGTTTCGTCAGCAAGTTCGCAAAAGTCCATCAAAAGGGTGCGGCACTGGGTGTGGCCAACACCTTCGCCTATGTCGGGATCTTCCTCGGCGGTGCGATCGGCGGCTGGCTCTACCAAAAATTCGGCGCAAGCGGTGTTTCGATATTCGTCCTGTTCCTCACCATTTTCTGGGCGCTCTGGATCTTCACGATGCGAAGCCCCGGCGTGCGCGACAACCTCTTTTTACCGTATGTGGAATATGATAAAGAGAAAGTAGACGGGTTGAAACTGATCAACGGCGTGACCGATTTCTACCTCAACGAAACCGAGCAGATCATCGTCGTCAAATTCGACAACGAGATTGTCAGTGCGGAAGTGATCGAAACGTTTTTGAAGAAGTGA
- a CDS encoding molybdopterin molybdotransferase MoeA — MIDFEESMEKLNSLIVEAVGVEKVYLPNAQGRVLAENIVAQENSPEYPTSAMDGYAIIGSDQSLGRLEIIEENPAGSDTEGLRVVPGTAIKTFTGALMPEGADTLIPIENVTVEGGAIRIDEPVPEGFSVRPVGENFKRGEVLVKKGSTIGFAEVGVMASLNVVAPLVVQKPKVAILATGSEVLELGECSDNPAQIRSSNNYTLEALVKQHGGEPVQMGSVHDERAAITFAMKEALRSADIVVTTGGVSVGDYDFVKDVIRDELGCDVAFKGVLIKPGQHIMVAKRGNKFIVALPGFAYSSTVTFILYVLPILYRLQGREYTIPVVTARILDGYRKKTKNKTEFAACNLWLEDGEYLCDFEGKRSGSSAIMTNMLGDVGLLWLNADEGDKEAGDRVRVVSLK; from the coding sequence ATGATAGATTTCGAAGAATCAATGGAGAAGTTGAATAGCCTGATTGTCGAAGCGGTCGGCGTGGAGAAGGTCTATCTGCCGAACGCGCAGGGGCGTGTGCTGGCGGAAAATATCGTCGCGCAGGAGAACTCCCCGGAGTATCCGACTTCGGCGATGGACGGGTATGCGATTATCGGAAGCGACCAATCTCTGGGGCGGCTGGAGATTATCGAAGAGAATCCCGCCGGCAGCGATACGGAAGGATTGCGTGTCGTACCCGGAACGGCCATAAAGACTTTTACGGGTGCACTGATGCCGGAAGGGGCCGATACACTGATTCCCATTGAAAATGTGACGGTCGAAGGGGGTGCCATACGTATCGATGAACCGGTGCCGGAGGGCTTTTCGGTCCGACCGGTCGGTGAGAACTTCAAAAGAGGCGAAGTACTCGTCAAAAAGGGGAGTACGATCGGCTTTGCCGAGGTTGGCGTTATGGCGAGCCTCAACGTCGTGGCCCCTTTGGTGGTACAAAAGCCCAAAGTCGCCATTCTCGCCACGGGCAGTGAAGTACTGGAACTTGGCGAGTGCAGTGACAACCCCGCGCAGATTCGAAGTTCCAACAACTACACACTTGAAGCGCTCGTAAAACAGCACGGCGGGGAGCCGGTGCAAATGGGTAGCGTCCACGATGAGCGTGCCGCCATTACCTTCGCGATGAAAGAGGCACTTCGAAGTGCCGACATCGTCGTCACCACCGGCGGTGTGAGCGTAGGCGACTACGATTTCGTCAAGGATGTCATACGCGACGAGCTTGGGTGCGATGTCGCTTTCAAGGGGGTGCTGATCAAACCGGGGCAGCATATTATGGTGGCGAAAAGAGGTAATAAATTCATCGTGGCACTCCCCGGCTTCGCCTACTCCTCCACCGTCACTTTTATCCTCTATGTCCTGCCGATTCTCTATCGTTTGCAGGGGCGAGAATACACGATACCGGTCGTGACGGCCCGCATTCTCGACGGTTACAGAAAGAAGACGAAGAACAAAACGGAGTTCGCAGCGTGCAATTTGTGGCTCGAAGATGGCGAGTATCTGTGCGACTTCGAAGGAAAACGCAGCGGCAGCAGTGCCATCATGACCAATATGCTGGGAGACGTGGGGTTATTGTGGCTGAATGCCGATGAGGGTGACAAAGAGGCGGGTGACCGTGTGCGGGTGGTTTCGCTGAAGTGA